The genomic interval ATCGTTCCGTTTCGAGCGACGCGTCGATCCGGCTCGAATCGATTGGGCCAGCCGCCGTGCTTGTGAGCTGATCTGCGAAATCGCCGGCGGCCAAGTTGCCGACGGCGTGATCGACACCGCGCCGGAGTTGCCGCCGCGCACACCGGTTGTTTTGCGATTGAGTCAACTAAAACGGATCTTGGGAATCGAGATTCCCCCGGAGACGGTCTCGCGAATTCTCACCGACCTGGGCTGCACACCGGGCGACGCACCGGGCGAGTACCTCCCGCCGACTTGGCGACACGACCTGACTCGCGAGCCGGACTTGATCGAAGAAGTCGCGCGGATCCACGGCTACGACAAGATCCCCGAAGACGCGCCGATCCCCGTTGCACCGAGCAGCAAGCGTGTGTTCGATTCCGCGATGGAACGAGCCCGCGGCGTGATGACCGCAGCAGGACTCAGCGAAGCCATGACGCCCAGCGTGGTCACCGTCAATCTGGACGAATCACTCAGCCCCTGGACCGATCGACCCGCCCTGCAAACGCAAACCGCGATGCTCAAGGGTGCGAAGTCACTACGTCGAACACTGATCCCCAGCTTGCTGCAAGCGCGTGCGAACAATTGGGCTTGGGCGTCCATCGCCGCCAACCTGTTCGAGATCGCCCACATTTACTTGCCCGGCAAAACCTCAGAGGACCTGCCCGAGGAACTCTACACCTTGGCAATCGTTTCCGGCCAAGATTTCTTTGTCGTCAAAGGCGTCATCGAAAAACTGCTGCAAAGCATGGGGATTCACCAAACACTCTCGGTCCAGCCGGTCGAGCGTCCCGGCTTCATCCCCGGCCAAATCGTGCAACTGGCTCTTCAAGGAGACGCTGAGAACACCATCGGTTACCTCGGCACCGTCGCGCCGAAAACTCTCAAACGATGGAAACTCCCCGAGCCGGTTTGTGTCGCCGAGCTATCGCTGCCCGCATTGATTCAGCGATCTCAATTGGTGCCGCAGCAACAGCTCGTCAGCATGTTCCCCACTGTCCAGCGAGACTTGAATTTCATCATGAGCGAGTCGGTGCGTTGGAGCGAACTGGAGTCGGTGGTCCGATCCGCCGTCGGCACGCAATTGTCTGACGTTGCTTATCGCGAAACCTATCGCGACGCAGAGCGTGACGGCAAAGATCGCAAGCGGGTGCTACTGAGTGTGGAACTGCAGAAAGACGACGGTACTCTCAGCGGTGATGAAGCCGACGCGTTGATCCAAAGCATCATCGGTGCGTGCAAAGACAAGCTGTCCGCCGAGCTGTTGAGCTGACCGATGGCCATCCAAGTCACCGCGTACTGTACTCATCGCAACCCACCCGAAATCACGTTTCCTCTGGACGCGATTTTGACTCGCGACCGCAGTGACCCCGGTTTGGTCAGCCATCTGGAAGACGTCATCGGCTACATCATGCAAGACGGCCAGCGAGAGATGACCGCGTCGCTCTACGGCGTCTTTCGTCATCTGCAACGTTGTCAGGTGCAGTATCAGTTCACCGTGGAGGGCGAGAACATCGAAGCGGTCGCGCCCTGGGCTTGGAAAGCCAACGCGATCGTGATGTTGCCCGACGGAGCCTTGCGTGATCCCAACGGC from Stieleria varia carries:
- the pheT gene encoding phenylalanine--tRNA ligase subunit beta; the encoded protein is MLVSWKWLSRYVDLPSDRVQLEQRLALSGLNHESTEAIGDDFRIDLEVTSNRGDCLGHIGVAREISVLYQTPLRTPEPTLKPSATHVDQLLSVDNQYIDACPRYTARVIQGVKIGSSPDWIVAALKAVNIGIVNNVVDITNYVMMECGQPLHAFDHAKINDQKIIVRPARSGETITAIDHHEYALDESMCVIADAKVATAVAGVMGGADSEIDENTTDIVLEAADFTPLIVRRAARSLKLHSPSSFRFERRVDPARIDWASRRACELICEIAGGQVADGVIDTAPELPPRTPVVLRLSQLKRILGIEIPPETVSRILTDLGCTPGDAPGEYLPPTWRHDLTREPDLIEEVARIHGYDKIPEDAPIPVAPSSKRVFDSAMERARGVMTAAGLSEAMTPSVVTVNLDESLSPWTDRPALQTQTAMLKGAKSLRRTLIPSLLQARANNWAWASIAANLFEIAHIYLPGKTSEDLPEELYTLAIVSGQDFFVVKGVIEKLLQSMGIHQTLSVQPVERPGFIPGQIVQLALQGDAENTIGYLGTVAPKTLKRWKLPEPVCVAELSLPALIQRSQLVPQQQLVSMFPTVQRDLNFIMSESVRWSELESVVRSAVGTQLSDVAYRETYRDAERDGKDRKRVLLSVELQKDDGTLSGDEADALIQSIIGACKDKLSAELLS